The Corallococcus caeni genomic interval TTCGAAGTCCTCCCGGGGGCAGTACAGCGCTTCCACCTTGCCGGTGTTCTGACCTTCGACGTCGAGGACGCGCAACAGCTTCCAGCGTTCAGGCCGCAGCTCGCGGATGAATGCCGTCTGGTCCTCGCCCGCGTTCAGGTTCGTGACGACCGTGTTGACCTTGAGGCGCATTCCCGCCCCGCGGATCTGCTCGGCGATGGACAGGTAGTGCTCGGGCGGCAGGGCTTTGCCATGAACGGCCCGCCCCAGTGCGGCATGCGTCTGGGGTGACACACTGTCGATGCTGAGGGTCACCCAATCCACCACGCCGCGCAGGCGCGCGAGGGTGTCCGCATCCAGCCTGCTGCCATTGGTCACCAGCATCGTGGTGGTCCCCCGCGCCTTGGCGGCTGCCGCCAGCTCCGGTAACCACGGGCAGAGCAGGGGCTCTCCTCCCGCGAAGGTGATCTTCTGGAAGCGGAGTGACAACAGCTCCACCAGCCTCAGCGCCTCCTTCGCCGGAAGATGCCCCTTGGGGAGCACGTCCCTGCGGACGTCCTGGAAGGTGGCGAAGCAGAACCGGCAACGCATGTTGCACGGCTCCCACAGGTGGAAGTTGACCGACGGCGGCATCACCTGGGCGGTGGCCGAGAAGGGGGTGGCAGACAGCGGGTCCATGAAGCCTCCAGAAAACCGCCCGAGTCAGGCGGTCTGGTGCTCCACTCTCTTCAGCGAATTAAGTGTGACCCGAAATCGTAAGCTACTGACATCGTTGGAGAAAAATGGTCCGTAATTGATCCCGGGCCCGCTGGACCCGCTTGCGCGCGGTCGCGGGGTCG includes:
- a CDS encoding viperin family antiviral radical SAM protein; the protein is MDPLSATPFSATAQVMPPSVNFHLWEPCNMRCRFCFATFQDVRRDVLPKGHLPAKEALRLVELLSLRFQKITFAGGEPLLCPWLPELAAAAKARGTTTMLVTNGSRLDADTLARLRGVVDWVTLSIDSVSPQTHAALGRAVHGKALPPEHYLSIAEQIRGAGMRLKVNTVVTNLNAGEDQTAFIRELRPERWKLLRVLDVEGQNTGKVEALYCPREDFEAFVARHRLLEREGIVLVPEDNEDMRGSYAMVDPAGRFFDNAEGGHRYSDPILQRGLDTAWSQVQFSLTRFIDRGGIYPFGGES